The Erigeron canadensis isolate Cc75 chromosome 1, C_canadensis_v1, whole genome shotgun sequence genome segment ACCCATAACGGAGCTTGATCTCCGCTTAACATGACTACCCGGAGCCCCAAAGGTAACGAATACCCagctccgaggagatatacAAGAAAGATCGGATAAAGATCTTTCCCATGAtaatcttataaaacatatatcgaagctccgatatactcggacacaatttggtaacaagattaccacaaatctcctcaagaaggaaacaagatattcacaaaggaggaaaagatttaccctaattctcttaccatcctctccaagttatttactctctatataaatagaggacgAAGCCTCACGGcaaaaatataatcaacaaTACATTCGATATACAAAACCCTACAAATCATtcatagtttattcgacctttgtataaaccctaaacaaaacccacaaaccctaattcgaacATAACAACTTAGGACCAATAAATCataggcgtaaagcggtctccgaccctctgaccgtaagggaatcgccgataaacaccAACAACCACACTCACACATCCGGTTGGACCATAGTgcaattatttgatcaaacactcATTATGTTTGATAACGAGAACCTGATTGTAATAATCTTATTCATGCAATCTTCTTTCACTATTGTTAATATCTTTGAAAGTATATTCTGGTTGTTTAGATTAGCGTAGCCATTATGgttttttcatcatcaatacTTTTATTTCTACTATCTCcgatttgaaaaaccaaaaactaaatcaacggattggtttggttttaGTCTTTTAGAAACCAAATGGATCGGTTCCGCttcaatttcatatataaaaaccaaTGGTAAAAACCGAATCAACTTAAGTAATACTATGTCCTTACGTGTTCTTCAACCGGAGATAAACGTCTAGCAAACGCATGACCATACACATCATCTGTGTCATATATATcacatttactctccaatcatatACCTTTGAATAATGACCATGCAACTTGAAAGGACAATTACATTTTCtcaataaaactttttttgatGCTCGTCCTCCTCTTACGGTATACTCTACCACCATCACACATGAATAATACCATAGAAATATCATCGGCTGCTTCTTTGTTTGATCTACCCTTGACTAGgaaataaaacaacattttatataGTTATGAGTTATGATACTATTACACAAATGTAAATAGGACACCCTAAATAAAATCCGTTATTCTTATTGACTGGAACATATTAAGGCCACCTAAATAGAACCCTCCCAAATGGAGCCCGCTATCCTTATTAATTAGGTCATATTAGGGCCACCTAAATAGAACACCCTAAATAGAACCGGTTTTTCTTATTAACCGGGACATATTAAAAGCACCTAAACAATAACCCTAAATAAAACCTTCTTTTTTCAACACCGGTCATATTAAAACCACTTTTAGGAATCCTAATGAAACTCCAAGTTAaatagaatttgatttttggtgtAAGACCATGGCCAACGTCCCGCCCTATTTCttcttaacatttttaaacattgGTCTTTCCCTCCCTCAAATTAGAttttctcaaaatcaaaatcatacccttaaaaaaatcaaaatcatacaGACTAGCTATCTCTATCTTCTTTGACTCCTTTTAACCCCATTGAATTAAAATGTCTCGTTAAGCGTTCTCTCACAATCATGTATgtctttttttatctttttcaaattaGCCTCCACTTATTATTAGGGCTGATATTATCAGATAAAAGGGGCAAATCTGTGAATGTCTTTCGTTCTTTTTGCCCTTACATTGTCGGATAAAAGTGACATACAGGTAATAGGGGTATGAGAAAATTGTTGAAATTGTGTGAAATTTCGTTGACCCGATTAACCATATGTCTTCGGATCTTTGAGCCTGTAGGGTCATACACaattgaacatatataatatttaaccaTAAAGCTACAGAATGATATTTGATCATTTACgcatttaattaaatagttttaattaatttatacgtTTATAAATTAACGCGAGTTAATTGAGGATAAACGGATAAAACGACAACCGTTATTTATAGGAGTCGATTAAAGTTggttttaattgattgataaataacttattaattaaatgagtttaattaattaattgagttAACAGGTTGGATAATTAATAAATGtccatatttaattaataattaattaatagttaattaattaaataaggaaAGTCCGGTCCGACCCACATATCCccatgggggggggggggggttctaGATCAATTCTAGGAGGGGGAGGATGAAATTTACAAgggatttttagggtttttggtttCATAATTTGATTAAAAGACTTCCCTATAAATACCTTAAGAAATCCctaattaattcatttattcaTAAATCCCTAACACACACATAAAGGTGAAAATCTTATTTCTCCATTTTGTGTGTGTCAAACAAAACATCCCAAAATAAGCACAACCCCAAAATTGTTTTAGCTATAGAGGTTCGAATTCCACTAGGTGGAATTGTAAGGGTTTCGTTTGTTGCGGTCGTAAGCTTCAAGGTGTCTAGCAGATCCTTCGTTAAGACATTGTTCGTGTATGCACTTACGGAGGGTTCTACACTTGGAATCTCGTTTCCGAAATCTTCCGCATCATGAGGGATCTTATCTACGCAACGAGGTCAgttttgtatgtattaagttACTTATATTGCATTGCATGGTGATCTTGGTCCGAGATGTTAGAACTATTAAATGTCTCTTAAAATATAACCACACGTTTTTAATAGTTGCTAACAGTTTATTAACACGCTTCCGCTTAGCaatttgatttgtattttaaaatttgttttaaaactGGATCGTTACCCGACCCCTTATATGTTAGCCGGTTAATGAAATCCCAACAAAAGTGTGGGGTCAGATGGAGCAAATTTCGCCCCTTCTGCTCAAAATTTTGCCCATTCTACTGTGACATATCGGGTTGAAGTGATGCAAAGTTGACaacattataataaaaaatgtcaGGTCAGATGGAGCGAAATTCGCCCCTTCTGCTCCTAAAATTCGCCCTTTCTGATGGGTGTCAATAGACAAAAAAGGGTGTCAATAGGAAACCCCTTACCAAATATATAAACTTCTACTCTGACAATAATATTCGATTAAGATCAAGATCCATATCAATTTAAAACCCTCCCACTACATAAATCCataaattaccaaaaataaatactcgtatgtacacacatacatacaaatatatatcgACGCCTATGACTATAGATACAACAATTTAACCcgtattcattcattcattcattccaaACAGCTTTCTTATTCTTATATAAACCTTTTTTCTCTCCACTCCCCCACTTTCCTAAATCCCATCGCTCTCTATTTTCTCTCTCTGGCCAACAATTTTTCCGATGACGACTGACGGCTGGGTGGAGGCGGCGGCGACAGATGACGTACTAGTGGCTGAGCTCTTGTTACGAATGAAACATTCTAATCCGACAATCACTCATCGAAAACCAACATCATCAAAGATTACTTCAGCTGTTGCTCCGATTCGGTGGGGTCACCGGAGGAGCCGATCAAAACCACCCACCGGAAAATATAAAGAACAAGGTGGCAGCCCCACCACACATCTTTCTTGGAGCGGCGGCGGTGGGTCTACTAGTGATGGTCTTTCAGATCTTGAATCCGCTCACAAATCTTTCAAGGTTTGTATCTattcttaatttcttatatatatatatatgtatgtatatatttctgtATCTATCTTCCTCATCGGAAACCCATTCCGATGaccttttttattcaacattttttcATCAACACTTGTTTAATTTTCCGATTTCATATGTGCCACGTCAGATTTTTCCGGGCATCTGTTTAAACATTGAATTTAGGTGTATCGtgtaatgaatatatatacatataatttctgTATCTATCTTCCTCATCCCTATTAAAAGATTTGatctttttattcaacattCTTGTCTCGCCTTTTCTTTTGGGTTTTTCAATCAAATCATGGTTTTCCGATTTTGATCCGTGCCACGTCAGATTTTCCGAGTTAACACAGAACAAATTTTATAAGGTCTATCTTCAATTTACCTTATGCggattttgacttttgtttttttttctacgagtaatatataaagaaaataatagtATGTTTTGTTCTGTTTTCTGTTGTCTTTATTAAATTTACAAAGAATATGGGTTTGTATTGGGAAGAGATGGCTCATAGTTTTACTTTcacctttttcttgttttctgtGAGGTGATTTTGAAACTGTAAAAAAAAGGACAGGTTGGAGGTTGTTTTAGTTTTGTAACCTTTTTTTACTGACCAAAAACACATTCAAGATCCAAGATTATGAAAGTTTCTTTTACTAGatttcaattaattattttgatgGACAATATTGCCCTTTTGTAACTTGTTGGGGATACTAGGATAGTGTGTCTGGTATTGGGGTTGGGAAAGTAGCAGCTCTACACGCGGAGGGcaattttgtcttttttattcttttgttgtttttgtcaaTCTGGATCCTGTTCCGGATCGGGTCTCTTACATACGagtattttttaagtttaatttatttttttacattttatatattttatgataattatttaaGGGAATAAATGATAATTACAAGTTTTAGGATGTGTTTTGGTGGATACATATCTTTttgactttatttttttttgggtgcTTTTTGATTGTGTGAAAATGcaaataaaaccaaaattaaaattaaataaagacCTTTTTAACAAAATGGTGTTGATAAAGTACTCGTAATATTTATGTAAGTTTCTAATGtatctttatttaattttccaGCCAAATGAGGGTGCATCAACTTCTAGCTGCAATAAATCTCTTGAAAGAAAGGTTAGTCCTGTTTCTGTTACTTGACTATGTATTAGGTAATTTAATTCATCCACGGTACATATAACTTAATTATTGATATTGAACTAACATTATTTATTGACTACCCTTCTTTTTTTCCTTATGCAGTCTTTTTCTGAGCTTCAAAATGTAGAAAATTCATTACTGAAGacaaaaacacatataaacAAGGTATGTTATATGcatcttatatataaaaactgttACAACCATAGATACATTGTATACTTTCGATCgttattattttgaatattgAATGTCGACTCTAACCGGATTCTCTAAATGACCAGGAATTAATGTCGATGCGTGTGACGATGAATGAAGAAATGGCGTCAAGTCAGAATTTGAAGAGAGTCAAGGTATAAACCTAAACTGTTCATATTTTGATTACCATCTTGTATGTATAGTGTACTACCATATTTTGGATAGAgtaaaaaaagttcaaataaAGGATGTGTAATTTacttcattgttttattttgcTATTATTAGATTAATTTAGATGAAAGTTCAAGAAACAGAAAGGGGAAGATGGTTGTGGACGAACAACAGATGGAACTACAGTCTCTGGATAACAAATCTCTTCAGATTTCATGTAGAGTAGAAGCAGAAAGGGAGGGTTCACAAAGAGGTTTTCTTTTGCCGGATTTAAACATGGCGTTGAGCGAGGatgatttaatgatgatgagCTGAGGTcgaaaaataaaagattaggaaAGATTTCTAATGTTTCTTGATCTTCACttggtatattatatatttattgacaTTGTATATATACCTGTCCACAAGGACAAGGAATGCCAGTGGGGAGGAGAAGGTTCTTTAGTGTAGTTTAATGTAGGTTTTGGTATAAGATCAGATGATAAAAATGTAAAGAATTTTGGTAACCCTTTGCAGGTTTTGATTTGCAATTCTAAAATTTATTAGATTTATTGATTGATACAGAGTTTCTGAGTATGTTTACCTGTTTAAGTCCTCGTTTTCTCTATCCAGTCATGAGCTATAAGCCTACAAGTCGTTCTCCCGTTGAAGCACTTTTACGTATGGATGAGCATTTCTTATGCAGCTCGGTCGGTAATCACCCAACTTGCAAAACAGTTCCTGTGGATTCATTCACACAAACAACCTGCATAACATATATAAGTAGTAACATCGATGCGCCAAATTGACTACTTGCTCCGGTAACAAACTCCTAATCAACAAGTATTGCTACCCTTGGCTTTTATGGTGAATAGTCTGACGTTGTGACATCTACCAACATACTAAAACATAATTGTAGAGTTTTTATATGACATGTGACACAATCTTAAAACGACACATATCCTTTTTTAAAGTATATCAAACTCTATTatatcaaaatcttttttttttatgataattaatcattatttatttagtttccaTAATCCATTAGAAATCTAAacctaaatataaatatactcaTTCCGTTTCTTTTTTGTTCCATGTCGTCAAAACAAAGCAGAAGtttgttttgttcttttatcCCTATTTCCATCTTTACAAAGAAACTAAAACAATACTATTAGTCAATCAAGAATTGAAAGGAAAAGTTGATTTTAGTTACTTCCATTCGAGCAAAGAATAACAGAAGTCAAGCTTCAATTCAACtttctaaaataattttattgtcAATAAAACTCTCTAATATTGTCATCATTAAcaaattgtctcttttttttttcttaattattcaACTCctaatacttatattaattatcttttattatactaaatcacagttgttctaataacttattgaccaatcatggctctcgatttcttaatgttgacttttgttttcaattttgactttaatttacacttttttgttttccatcacaaatttatactttttacccaataattttaatataataaataaataataatagcttatatatccaatagaataatagctaatatttatccaataaaataataactaatatatatccaataatatgatctatcatatatataaattttacgatttcttaatgttaacttttgttttcaattttgactttaatttacacttttttgttttccatcacaaatttacactttttacccaataatttgaatataataaataaataataatagcttatatatatccaataaaataatagctaatatctattcaataaaataataactaatatatatcgtTCTAtcatatgtaaaaaaataaattaaatttattgtaaatatattaagattttagtagTGGTTgtatttgaattgaacactcaGTATTTACTTCTATCTTTAACTTTTACTTTATAAGTTTTTAcgagttacatgtattaatatttaatattaataatgtcgtaagtctcgtgtccagtgttggacacgggtctaaaatctagtaataagctattaacatgaaaactttataaatgtgagtccctcgatagctatagatcgctctcgagatcgtctatgattatgtcgtgagtgcggaatcctcacgagataactagtttgattagtaaataggtatatcgctaattatcaaataaataatcagccgtatagtactatcttcgtttctataagctatagaacgaacttagttcactggagtacttgtatgtcgaacgtctaTGTCCCTATAtatcagggtattcgttcgtatatatatgtttcaggtcgaactgggcttgctgggctttgttcttacgaatttagctgccagcccatgtaacgaagttaatcttcgtttgtaccaaacgaagtttatcttcgtttgcttctaacgaagatatatcttatcttcgttagatgtaatgcttagttatattcctaagtgtttcatcttaaggaatcctaacacatattatgtttgtacttgtatatcacacaacaaacatcatacacacacacatatatatatatataactcca includes the following:
- the LOC122581078 gene encoding uncharacterized protein LOC122581078 gives rise to the protein MTTDGWVEAAATDDVLVAELLLRMKHSNPTITHRKPTSSKITSAVAPIRWGHRRSRSKPPTGKYKEQGGSPTTHLSWSGGGGSTSDGLSDLESAHKSFKPNEGASTSSCNKSLERKSFSELQNVENSLLKTKTHINKELMSMRVTMNEEMASSQNLKRVKINLDESSRNRKGKMVVDEQQMELQSLDNKSLQISCRVEAEREGSQRGFLLPDLNMALSEDDLMMMS